From the Bdellovibrio sp. ArHS genome, one window contains:
- a CDS encoding response regulator — protein MSATASRITHLLLVEDDDDHASFITRVLKRIEPNLQISRAEDGVAALMFFEGKPPFENREVPDLVLLDLKLPKKGGHEVLEKIKSDQEFRSIPVVVLTTSDAEADKKAAYSHHANSYLVKPLESGQFRMMLQELNTYWNHLNRQLKSHEKPQLTSH, from the coding sequence ATGAGCGCAACTGCTTCCCGCATCACGCATCTTCTGCTGGTCGAGGACGATGATGACCATGCGTCTTTTATTACACGAGTTTTGAAAAGAATTGAGCCCAACTTGCAGATCAGTCGCGCCGAGGACGGAGTCGCCGCGTTGATGTTTTTCGAGGGAAAACCGCCCTTTGAAAATCGAGAAGTTCCGGATTTAGTTTTACTGGATTTAAAACTACCAAAAAAAGGCGGTCACGAAGTTTTAGAGAAGATCAAATCAGATCAGGAATTTCGCAGTATTCCTGTCGTTGTTTTAACAACGTCAGATGCTGAAGCCGATAAAAAAGCAGCCTATTCGCATCATGCCAACAGCTATTTGGTCAAGCCTTTGGAAAGCGGCCAATTTAGAATGATGCTGCAAGAGTTGAATACCTATTGGAATCATCTAAACAGACAGTTGAAAAGTCATGAGAAACCTCAACTTACTTCTCATTGA
- a CDS encoding PAS domain S-box protein, with product MEPDQLRLPNESEGLLRKIVESVPSGILLVNTQGNIMLCNSELEAMLGYEPHELLGKKIEALVPFSVRDKHPAMRAEFAAHPSKRQMGAGRNLTALKKDLSEIPVEIGLNHVYLGTEMYVIAAVVDITERVRQEERFRTIVESVPNGILMINKFGKILLSNTPLEKMFGYEKGELIGQEVEVLVPTRFREAHPQHRRKFAEEPQKRRMGAGRDLTGLKKDGQEIPVEIGLNHMTVGGEQFFLASVVDITERKITEQKLQKAYQEVQQKNQEMEQFVYTVSHDLKAPLVTSASYMDFLREDIEEKNFEGIHDSLMRLENAHRRMKDLIEDLLQLSRVGRIELSDETVSLSSLLDDVQESLKEILSAKNIQVETAGVDYSIRVDSRRMYQVFENLFMNVTKYAADGPDPLLRVFTQRTDNELRICVKDQGPGIDPVYHQKIFGLFQRLDNKQEGTGVGLAIVARIMQLHDGKAWVESMPPNGSEFWVSLPLERVVL from the coding sequence ATGGAGCCAGATCAATTGCGACTGCCAAATGAGAGCGAAGGTTTGTTAAGAAAGATTGTGGAATCCGTTCCTAGCGGCATTCTATTGGTCAATACACAGGGGAACATTATGCTGTGTAACTCCGAGCTGGAAGCAATGCTCGGTTATGAACCGCATGAATTATTAGGAAAGAAAATTGAGGCTTTGGTGCCATTTTCAGTCCGCGACAAGCATCCGGCAATGCGAGCCGAGTTTGCGGCCCATCCCAGCAAAAGGCAAATGGGCGCGGGTCGCAATCTGACAGCTTTGAAAAAAGACCTCTCAGAAATACCTGTCGAAATCGGCCTGAACCATGTGTATTTGGGCACCGAAATGTATGTGATCGCTGCCGTGGTGGATATTACCGAAAGAGTGCGGCAGGAAGAGCGTTTTCGCACCATCGTCGAGTCAGTGCCCAATGGCATTCTGATGATCAATAAATTTGGCAAAATTCTTTTAAGCAACACACCTTTGGAAAAAATGTTCGGATATGAAAAAGGCGAGCTGATTGGACAAGAAGTGGAAGTGCTGGTGCCGACACGCTTTCGCGAGGCGCATCCGCAACACCGCAGAAAATTTGCCGAAGAGCCGCAAAAAAGAAGAATGGGGGCGGGCCGCGACCTGACAGGTTTAAAAAAGGACGGACAGGAGATCCCTGTAGAGATAGGCCTGAACCACATGACCGTCGGCGGCGAGCAGTTTTTTCTGGCGTCCGTCGTCGACATCACCGAACGCAAAATCACCGAGCAGAAGCTTCAGAAAGCCTATCAAGAAGTCCAACAGAAGAATCAGGAAATGGAACAATTTGTCTATACCGTTTCCCATGATTTGAAAGCCCCGTTGGTCACCAGCGCCTCCTATATGGACTTTTTAAGAGAAGACATCGAAGAAAAGAATTTCGAAGGAATTCATGATTCTTTGATGCGCTTGGAAAATGCGCACCGACGAATGAAAGACTTGATAGAGGATCTTCTTCAATTAAGTCGAGTCGGCCGCATCGAACTGAGTGATGAAACTGTTTCTTTGTCGTCTTTATTAGATGATGTCCAAGAGTCTCTAAAAGAGATTCTAAGTGCCAAAAACATTCAAGTGGAAACAGCAGGGGTGGACTATTCGATTCGCGTGGACTCGCGTCGAATGTATCAGGTTTTCGAAAATCTTTTTATGAATGTGACAAAGTATGCGGCGGATGGACCCGATCCTTTGCTTCGGGTTTTCACCCAAAGGACTGATAATGAGCTCCGCATCTGCGTCAAAGATCAGGGACCCGGAATTGATCCCGTCTATCATCAAAAAATTTTCGGACTTTTTCAAAGATTGGATAACAAACAGGAAGGCACCGGTGTGGGCCTAGCTATTGTTGCTAGGATCATGCAATTGCATGACGGAAAAGCCTGGGTGGAATCGATGCCTCCCAATGGCAGCGAGTTTTGGGTGTCTCTTCCCCTGGAAAGGGTGGTTTTATGA
- a CDS encoding pyruvate dehydrogenase, producing the protein MDNSTLKNAKPEVLDSIARRAHYLATQMIWQANHRSDKEKGDPKIGGHPAASASSLHIMGALHLLVKSGFDHIANKPHASPTDHSYNYLLDLLLKNDLSKLTQEQADQAMNGLRKFTDGSEFVFQSYHSAYDPDNHNFFPSGTVGIPPVEAGYLALAYRYAREHGYEVPDAHFWAVCGDSEFREGSMYEAVPDFAERELGSLTWILDYNRQSLDGHRITNKEIMNGTDADRVERTMAANGWEVIQVRHGSKRQALFKKKDGDTFKNFLEKELEDYELQALLLVQDIKALKKGIAKEHPNMKKFLDSVSDEELYHAIRDFGGHDMIALAEAMEKSKKSTRKPTIIIAHTLKGWGLKAAAQPGNHSSLPQEEEVMELKAKQGIKGDKLYERFAANSVEGKFLATRGEKLYSEIKAQHALKAKNQDFFLRKLTEFGDIPQTLDINTKMTSYPHTQWMLGQLTAKLTRIANTPLDESKLGEKQKPLTDSEKPFKLPGELFISMAPDVGTSTNLNPAMDGKIFGAPVVQDLETELGVKDHKLPDLVPGEDVSDRFLRFEIAEGNVMSCVGAFGKMRDFLGIPIIPLMTVYDFFIKRALDQYFYNLYWKSSFICVGTPSGVTLSPEGAQHGWKSDIQIPNQITWEPFFCQELDWILCDTIKRHVLNDNAGRTGTLLRLVTRGAEQKDMLHYLKKQARFKTGLEGTLARAEFPIAGAYNEEELGTMDEAQIMSTIREEVLKGAYYLIDYRGYAGYEPGDNVVNIFAMGSLVTEGIKASEALLSRGIYANVIVVTSSDLLVGIQAHENDYDYLKNGLGVNSNLYLRKADEVTTGDLVTVAGKRIPAVSVADGEAGLLDNIGSIIGVRQESLAVRKHSKCGRPSEIYAYHNIDAEAVVEACGKVLAETALEKVMVSESALGEAHQAEGRAGHWTDLWPAKNPVHKH; encoded by the coding sequence TTGGATAACTCAACTCTAAAAAATGCTAAACCTGAGGTTCTGGACTCAATCGCTAGACGTGCGCACTACCTTGCGACACAGATGATCTGGCAGGCCAATCACCGCTCCGACAAAGAAAAGGGCGATCCCAAAATTGGGGGGCATCCGGCAGCCAGCGCCAGTTCCTTGCATATCATGGGGGCTTTACACCTTCTTGTGAAATCAGGTTTCGATCATATCGCCAATAAGCCACATGCGTCTCCAACAGACCACTCCTACAACTATCTTTTGGATTTGTTGCTAAAGAATGACCTGTCGAAACTCACGCAAGAGCAGGCCGATCAGGCAATGAATGGCCTTCGTAAATTCACTGACGGCAGTGAATTCGTATTCCAATCTTACCACTCTGCTTACGATCCAGATAATCACAACTTCTTCCCTTCAGGCACTGTGGGTATCCCACCTGTAGAGGCGGGTTACCTTGCCCTGGCCTATCGTTATGCTCGTGAACATGGGTACGAAGTTCCCGATGCTCACTTCTGGGCCGTCTGCGGTGACTCTGAATTCCGTGAAGGCTCGATGTATGAAGCCGTGCCTGACTTTGCCGAACGTGAATTGGGCTCTTTGACTTGGATTCTGGATTACAACCGTCAGTCTTTGGATGGTCATCGTATCACTAACAAAGAAATCATGAATGGGACTGATGCTGATCGTGTGGAGCGCACCATGGCTGCCAACGGCTGGGAAGTCATTCAGGTTCGTCACGGTTCAAAACGCCAGGCTTTGTTCAAAAAGAAAGATGGCGACACATTCAAGAACTTCCTAGAAAAGGAACTTGAGGATTACGAACTGCAAGCTCTTCTTCTTGTTCAAGACATAAAAGCTTTGAAAAAAGGAATCGCCAAAGAACATCCAAATATGAAGAAGTTCTTGGATAGCGTTTCTGATGAAGAGCTTTACCATGCCATCCGCGACTTCGGTGGTCACGATATGATCGCCTTGGCAGAGGCGATGGAAAAATCCAAAAAATCCACTCGTAAGCCAACCATCATCATCGCGCACACCTTGAAAGGCTGGGGCCTTAAAGCCGCAGCTCAACCTGGCAATCACTCTTCATTACCGCAAGAAGAAGAGGTCATGGAATTAAAGGCAAAACAAGGCATCAAAGGCGACAAGCTTTATGAGCGTTTTGCTGCCAACTCTGTTGAAGGCAAATTCCTAGCGACTCGTGGGGAAAAACTTTACTCTGAAATCAAAGCGCAACACGCATTGAAAGCTAAAAACCAAGATTTCTTCCTGCGCAAGCTGACTGAGTTCGGGGATATTCCGCAAACTTTGGACATCAATACAAAGATGACCAGCTATCCCCACACTCAATGGATGTTGGGACAGTTGACGGCGAAATTGACTCGTATTGCGAACACACCGCTGGATGAATCCAAACTTGGTGAAAAGCAAAAACCTCTGACAGACTCTGAAAAACCGTTCAAACTTCCTGGCGAGCTTTTCATTTCTATGGCTCCGGATGTTGGCACTTCGACGAACTTAAATCCAGCGATGGACGGTAAGATTTTCGGTGCGCCAGTTGTTCAGGACTTGGAAACAGAACTGGGCGTGAAGGATCATAAACTTCCTGACCTTGTTCCTGGCGAAGATGTTTCAGACCGTTTCTTACGTTTTGAAATTGCCGAAGGAAACGTGATGTCTTGCGTGGGCGCGTTTGGAAAAATGCGCGACTTCCTGGGTATCCCGATCATTCCTTTGATGACGGTTTATGATTTCTTCATCAAACGGGCTTTGGACCAATACTTCTATAACCTTTACTGGAAGTCTTCGTTCATCTGCGTAGGAACTCCTTCGGGCGTAACTCTTTCTCCAGAAGGAGCGCAACACGGTTGGAAGTCTGACATTCAAATTCCCAATCAAATTACTTGGGAGCCGTTCTTCTGTCAGGAACTGGATTGGATCTTGTGTGACACCATCAAACGTCACGTCTTGAACGACAACGCTGGCAGAACAGGAACTCTTCTGCGCCTTGTGACTCGTGGTGCGGAACAAAAAGACATGTTGCACTACCTGAAAAAGCAAGCTCGCTTCAAAACAGGTCTTGAAGGAACTTTGGCGCGCGCCGAATTCCCGATTGCGGGTGCTTATAACGAAGAAGAACTGGGCACCATGGATGAGGCACAAATCATGTCCACCATTCGTGAAGAGGTTCTTAAAGGCGCTTACTACCTTATCGACTATCGCGGTTATGCAGGTTATGAACCCGGCGACAATGTCGTAAATATCTTCGCTATGGGTTCTCTGGTAACGGAAGGAATCAAGGCCTCTGAAGCGCTATTGTCTCGTGGCATTTATGCAAATGTGATCGTTGTGACATCGTCAGATCTTCTTGTGGGCATTCAAGCTCATGAAAATGACTATGATTATTTGAAAAATGGTTTGGGTGTGAACTCGAATCTGTACCTTAGAAAAGCGGACGAGGTGACAACAGGTGACCTTGTGACTGTCGCGGGTAAACGCATCCCTGCAGTTTCAGTCGCGGATGGTGAGGCCGGCTTGTTGGATAACATCGGTTCTATCATTGGCGTTCGTCAGGAATCTTTGGCTGTTCGCAAACACTCGAAGTGTGGACGACCTTCTGAAATCTACGCTTACCACAACATCGATGCGGAAGCTGTTGTCGAGGCTTGCGGAAAAGTGTTGGCGGAAACGGCTCTTGAAAAAGTGATGGTTTCTGAAAGCGCTCTAGGCGAAGCTCATCAGGCGGAAGGACGTGCGGGGCACTGGACCGATTTGTGGCCAGCCAAAAACCCTGTGCACAAGCACTAG
- a CDS encoding SAM-dependent methyltransferase, giving the protein MIPFHPENPFPLLDLSSYTYQEAQEHAICVDAHLGLRCESVEKEIRAQAKEDSLFLQNWDHLSVQAFQTPYVEIRNILDLLKLNSGSVLVDLGCAYARMAFVVQRHHPDIQFLGFELEGLRVAEAQRALGATTLVDLQTTDLAKAEFQLPPADVYFIFDYGTEAHVRKTLDDLKVMARSRTIQVVGRGRLTRFLIHKEHPWLCEVEEPSHYSHFSIYRS; this is encoded by the coding sequence ATGATTCCTTTTCATCCGGAAAATCCCTTTCCTCTTTTGGATCTTAGTTCTTACACCTATCAGGAAGCGCAGGAACACGCGATTTGTGTGGACGCGCATTTGGGTCTGCGTTGTGAGTCTGTTGAAAAAGAAATTCGCGCACAAGCCAAAGAAGATTCCTTGTTTTTGCAGAATTGGGATCATCTGTCGGTTCAAGCCTTTCAAACTCCGTATGTGGAAATTCGCAATATTCTGGATTTATTAAAACTCAATTCCGGAAGTGTGCTGGTTGACTTAGGTTGCGCCTATGCCCGCATGGCCTTTGTCGTTCAACGCCATCACCCTGACATTCAGTTTCTGGGTTTTGAACTAGAGGGTTTGAGGGTTGCCGAAGCGCAAAGAGCGCTAGGAGCAACAACTCTTGTCGATTTGCAAACAACCGACCTAGCGAAGGCTGAGTTTCAACTTCCACCAGCGGACGTTTATTTTATTTTTGATTATGGCACTGAGGCCCACGTTAGAAAGACCCTTGATGATCTCAAAGTCATGGCTCGAAGTCGCACCATTCAAGTTGTCGGACGTGGTCGCCTGACGCGATTTCTTATCCACAAAGAGCACCCGTGGCTTTGCGAGGTCGAAGAGCCGTCTCATTATTCTCATTTTTCCATTTACCGATCCTGA